From the Neobacillus sp. PS3-34 genome, the window TTAAGTTCTGCAGAAATAGGAACACTGTGGCTTACATACCAGGAAAAAACAATGATATTGAGGGTATTGGAATATTTCATCGAAAAATCTGACGACCAGCAGGCCAAGAATATTATGGGCGGCTTATGGCAAAATCTGCATTACTATATTAAGAAAATTGAAAGTATCTTTGAGAGTGAAGGCGCAGCGGTTCCGGTTGGATTTACGAATGATGATGTAAATCTGGAAGCTCCAAAGCTATACGATCATGGATTTGATATTATGTTTGTTCGTATTTTAAAGGAAGTTAGCATGGGAATGTACACTATTAATATGAATATGGCCTATCGTGATGATTTGATGGAGCTTTATGAAGGTCTCACGCGTATTTCTCAAAAAGTGTATAAATTATCAACCCTTTATTTGCTTGAAAGAGGAATTCTAACTCTTCCACCAACGGTTTCGCTTCCAAAAACCAATGAATTTATTGAAACCAAGAGTTATTTGAAAGGATTAATGCCATTTAGAAACAAAAGGCCTTTGAATGACATTGAAATCGGAATTCTTCATCACGGAATCGAGACCAATAATATTGGAATACAACTTATAACTGGTTTTGCACAATGTGCAGAGGACAAGGAGATTAAAGACTATTTTATCCAAGGAAGAGAACTAGCTAAGAAACATCTTAAAACATACCAAGATATTCTGGCCCATAGTGAGGTTCAGTTTCATTCTGGAGCAGGAAGCACGGTTACCACTTCAAAAATTGCTCCATTTTCTCAAAAATTGATGATGTTTTGCATTTACCTGCTCAATGGTTATGGGATTGTTGGCAATAGTTTCGGAACCATGTTCAGTTTTAGAAATGATTTATCTTTAAAAACAACTCTCCTTGCGAAGGATACATACTTCTTTGCTCATGAAGGAGTTAAACTGATGATAAAAAACAGATGGATGGAAGAACCACCACAGATGGAAGATCGATCGGATTTAGTAAAAGAGTAATTTTAATATATTTCAGGTGCTGTTTATAGCGTCCGCCATGAGATGACACCATTCACCATATACCAAATGGCTGCAATGGCAAACAGCATACCAATCGAGAACCAATCAAGCAGCCATCCGGTCGCAAGGATGGTTGCTACAATGACCATTTGAAGCAGAAAAGAAAAAAGATGGTCTGACCGCCATTCGATTTTCTCCTGTTTCACCCACTCTTTTTCTGACCACTTATACACCGCCTGGAAAATCCCCATGAAACCCTGGATGAGGAAGACATGGAGCAGCGTTGATGCGAACGGGATTCCGAGCATACATAAGGAAAGGCCAGAAAAAGCTGTAAAGCATAACACTCTTAGAGACGGTTTCGCAGGAAGAAGTGTTAAGCAAAGATAACTGATTCCTGACGAAAAGGCGAAGGTCGCATAAAGAAGTGAAAAAGTTGAATAATTCTCCCCTATATTTTTAAGAAACATCAGGTAATACGGAAATATCGCAGTCTGAATAACTAGGACTCCGCCTTGGATTATCATTTTATTTTTCATCCCGGTACTCCTCATAAAAAAGATTCATAAACAAATGGTCTGGATCCCATTTTTCCTTCGCAGCAACAAAATCAGGGAATTTAGGATACGACTGGATCAGTTGAAGTTTCGAAGCATATGGATAGTAAGGCAAGTAGAAGGTTCCATGATGCGCGAGTGTAATATCGATCATCTTCCGAATCGATGCTTTTGCCTTTTCCACATCCTCTTTCTTTTTCCCATGATTGAAAAGCGCGACAAGAGCAATCATGTCGTCCTTTGCATAGGAAAGTGCAGGAGATTCATCCTTTGAAACATAGCGGATGGTGATGTTCATCAAATCGATTTCGTCCTGCCGGAGAAAGGTTTTCAGCTCCTGAACATACGATGGAAACTCATCAATCGGCACGAAAAATTCCTGGAGCACATCAGTATCTGTCGGATTTTTATAGAGCAGGAAATCACTCTCTGACCGCATGCTGTTATTGCGGCTAATATACTGACCATCAAGCGCGAAAAAATAGTTTCGTTGAAGATTCCACAAAACATCCTTACCCCATCCGGTTTTTCTAGAAAGATTCAGGAGTTCGCTTGTCAAAAAGGTCTGATGATCCTCTTTCAGATCCATCAGTTTCTTATCGTGTTTATGGGCTGTTTTGTGATATTCCACGACATATAACGAGTCCATCAAGCTGCCCGGTGCAGTGGATAGCCTGCCGTATGCGAGTTTGATTCCCGGGTTATTCCTGAGACGGTGTACATAATCGGGAAACTCCTTTACTGAGACATCCTTGCTTTTGATGACATATACCTCGTCATCCGTCACCTGCAATTCCACATCAAGAATCACACCAAACAATCCATATCCCCCGATCACATTGTAAAATAGCTCCGGCTGGCTCTGACGATCGACTTTTAT encodes:
- a CDS encoding FAD-binding oxidoreductase codes for the protein MMNSHWFKRLSLVCTLLTVVVFVGAYLLQQYSLAHYRDDLFQNGVIMDVGRLLPTKIERIETAKEEEQIKEIIKKAEKQHLKVSISGARHSMGGHTYYPGGVVIDMSSYNRILGINKKQSTIHVQSGATWDSIQKALAPYGLAVKVMQSQNIFTVGGSMSANVHGRDIRNESLGDTINWFRLLLADGTVIKVDRQSQPELFYNVIGGYGLFGVILDVELQVTDDEVYVIKSKDVSVKEFPDYVHRLRNNPGIKLAYGRLSTAPGSLMDSLYVVEYHKTAHKHDKKLMDLKEDHQTFLTSELLNLSRKTGWGKDVLWNLQRNYFFALDGQYISRNNSMRSESDFLLYKNPTDTDVLQEFFVPIDEFPSYVQELKTFLRQDEIDLMNITIRYVSKDESPALSYAKDDMIALVALFNHGKKKEDVEKAKASIRKMIDITLAHHGTFYLPYYPYASKLQLIQSYPKFPDFVAAKEKWDPDHLFMNLFYEEYRDEK
- a CDS encoding DUF3231 family protein, with product MKKINPLSSAEIGTLWLTYQEKTMILRVLEYFIEKSDDQQAKNIMGGLWQNLHYYIKKIESIFESEGAAVPVGFTNDDVNLEAPKLYDHGFDIMFVRILKEVSMGMYTINMNMAYRDDLMELYEGLTRISQKVYKLSTLYLLERGILTLPPTVSLPKTNEFIETKSYLKGLMPFRNKRPLNDIEIGILHHGIETNNIGIQLITGFAQCAEDKEIKDYFIQGRELAKKHLKTYQDILAHSEVQFHSGAGSTVTTSKIAPFSQKLMMFCIYLLNGYGIVGNSFGTMFSFRNDLSLKTTLLAKDTYFFAHEGVKLMIKNRWMEEPPQMEDRSDLVKE